CAGGAAGTGTGGAGTCAGCCTGAAGTCCACAGCACAGAGGTTCAGTCCAAAGTCCTGAGCAGTGCTGCAGTGAGACTGCTTCAAACAGCAGCTCCATGTTTCTGCAGAGGATCTGTGGCTACATGAGCAGATTCCTATTGAACAGTGTGACTGTGATGATCAGCATGAAATGAACAGAGTGAACTGCAGATTTGTgtggaaacaggaaatgtgatCAGCTGCACTCACCACTGTTGCTGAGAGGACCCTGATGGACTCTGTGAATCTTCTTTTAGAGACAAACAGGACtcgactgcagctctgctgctgctgctctctcacactttcactttcacttctgGAAAATGAGCTGAACTTCTCATATTTCAGATGTTGCTCCGCCtcttcctgcagctgctgctctgtgtttccTGCCCTTCCCTTCACAGGAGGAGGAATCAGCCGGTTTATACTCAGTGACTTTGTGCAGCAGGTGGGAGGAGTGAGGAGTGCTGTGAGGGTAAAGGTCACACAGTAATGACGCCTCAGATGAAACTCACCTGGATTTCCTTTTTCCACAGCAGACTGAGAGCCTCTGGTGGCCACTGAAGGAGGTCACAGATGTTCTCTCTGAGCTGAAACGAtggtttaaactgaaaatgttaGAAATGAATTCTTTAAAGCTCTGATCTCcttccagctgcttcctgtACCACCTCTTTAGTTTCTGTTGAAGCACCAGAGTCCTGACAGGGTAGATCCTCATGCCCTCACTAACAGCACTGTCCTCAGGGAGGGGGCACCTCCAGCATGAATTATCCCTTTATCCATGAGACTGTCAGCCGCTGCTTTAAAACCACCAGCCTCAGATGATGGAGgctgtcacagtcctgggtTGTTGATCCAGTGTCTTGTGTTTATGGATTTTCTAGTTTTGATTTATTCTGAATATTttctgatggatggatggatggatggatggatggatggatggatggatggatttgagcGATCGATCTGGACCTTCTCGTGTCTATAATCACTGTTTTGAATGAACAGTCtctttcatatttatattttctgagAGCTGAAATGTTGCTGACTTTATTCTGCTGGTGTGTAACAGGTTGCTAATAAACAGCTGCCATCTGAAGCActgattcccaaagtgtggtCCGGGGGCCCTTGGTGGGCCACGGAGGTACTGCATGTGGGTCGCAGTTGTAATGTATTGTTGAAAAGTGCGTATGTGGTACGCGTTCTGTATGTCCCTAATGGGTATCCGTGCCTAGCTGTCGAGGTAGTTAGGAAAGGCATCCTGCCATTTTGTTCATAATAAAGAAAGCGCCAGTTGAGAGCAAGCTCCCGCCTCGTTCCTGTCTATTTAGTACACAATATAAGTACATtacatggtgtcagaagtctATTAAGAACGGCAACCATGCCGCCATGACTACACAGTTTGAACACCCAAAAATTGACTGGGATGCCGCGGATTTATATCAGGAATTTCAGCGGTTCAGCTGCCACGTTAGCTTCGTGTTCGCAGGACCCCTCGCCGCGCTGGGAGTGAAACAGAAAGCCGGCTGGCTGGGTACGTGGACAGGCGAGCAAGGGAGAGAGATTTACAAGACTCTTCAGGCGGCAGATGGCGAAAAAGACGACCCCGCGAAAGTGCTGGATAAGTTCGCCGGGTACATCAGACCGAGAAAAAAAAACGGATCGCCAGACACCGCTTCAAGCAGAGAAAGCAAGGCACAACAGAAAGTTTTGACCACTTCGTGAAGGATCTAAAGCTGCTTCTAATGGACTGTGAGTATCCAAACGCAGATGACATGCTGATCGATGCAATAATAgcaggagtcagagagaaacgTGTCCAGGAGAGACTGCTGGATAAAGGTGAGGATTTGACACTGGCTAAAGCAGTTGAAATTCCCCAGCAATACGAAATGTCTCAAATACAGATGCGAATTGTTAGAGAGGAAGATGCACAGGTGGTGCATGTGTCAACCAGACCGAAGCACtataaccaaaacaaaaagatttacAGTCACAAGCAGCATAAGCCCACACAACCAATGCAAACTGcaccaaataaaagaaataattgTTCAAGATGCGGTAAAGACCCCAAACACAAGTGGAATGGAGGAAAATGCCCAGCAAAAGGCTCTTTATGTTCATGCTGTCAAAAACCAAATCACTGGGCATCAGTCTGCCAAAGCCGATTAGTAGGTGCAGTTAATGTAGAGTCAACGTCTTTACAGAGCCAAGAGGACATTCTGGACATAAACCTGACAACAGAGGATGTTCCCACATCAATGCTTACAGATGATAAGTGGTTGGTGGACATTTATGTCCTGTCTCACAAAGTGCAGTTTAGAATAGATACAGGTGCAAAATGCAATACTCTGACTCTGAACTGTTATCAGCTGCTGAACCACATGGGGGAGCTAAAGAGTTCCAAAAGAGTGCTGAGAACCTActcaaatcacacacaaaaaccagTCGCTGCTGTCGACCTTCCACTAAAGTATAAGGACTGTAAATGCACAGCAGAGTTCGAAATAGTGGACAATGCACAAGAGAATGTGCTCAGTAGCACAACAGCCAAGGCCTTTGGGTTAATTGCTAGACTGGACTCTCTAAAAGTCGGCAGAGTGGCAGACCATGTGAGCACAGTTAACAACACCGCCACAAACCCGAGCCCACCTGCCGGTCTAGAAAACTTTCCTGAACTAACACGTACTACAGGAACACTGCCAGGCAAATATACAATAAAGATCGACCCTGAAGCAAAACCAGTGGTGCATCCTGTGCGCCGACAACCAGTAGCCCTCAGAGCAAAAATAGTGAATAAGCTCAATGAGATGGTAAATGATGGCTACATCACCAAAGTCAACTGATCAACTGAGTGGGTGAGTTCTATGGTTGTGGtcacaaacaaagacaaactccAAGTGACCTGAACCATGCTATCAAACGGGAACATTACCCAATGCGCACAATCGAAGAGGTTCTATCTACTATGCCCAATGCAAAGGTGCTCTCTGTACTAGATGCAAAGTCAGGCTTCTTGCAGATTGAGTTAGACGAAGCATCATCTTTCTTGACAACATTCAACACCCCTATAGGGAGGTTCAGATGGCTGAGGCTACCCTTTGGCATAAAGTGCGCACCGGAAATATTCCAGCACATCATGGACCAGATGCTGGAGGGCATCAGTGGGGCAACTGGCATAATGGATGACATTCTCATCGCAGCACCCACAGTGGAAGAGCACAACAAAATACTCAGAAAAGTTGTAGAGAGAGCCACGAGCTACAATGTGAGACTAAACTTCAGCAAATGCCACATCCGGCAGCCAGCAGTGCCATATGTAGGACATTTAATAACAGCTGATGGATTAAAACCAGACCCTGCTAAAACAGAAGCTGTGTGATGCATGCCACCACCAACTGACAAAGAAGATGTTCGCCGCTTCTTGGGATTTGTGACATATTTGTCCAAGTTCATTCCAAACCTTAGTGAGATCGATGCTCCCTTAAGACAACTTACAAAAAGTGATGTGGAGTTCTCATGGGATCCAGCACAGCAGCAGGCATTTGACAGACTTAAGCGCTTATGCACTCGTCACCCTGTGCTGAAGTTTTATGATGTGACAAAACCCATGGAAATGTATTGTGATGCAAGCAGCACAGGACTGGGAGCTGTTCTGATACAGGATGATCAACCAGTCGCCTTCTCATCTAGGTCAATGACTGATGCTGAGACGCGCTATGCACAGATTGAGAAGGAGATGCTCTCCATTGTTCATGCCTGTCACAGTTTCACCACTACATAATAGGGAAACATGTGACAATATACAATGACCACAAGCCACTGGAGGACATCTATAAGAAACCGTTACTGTCAACTCTGATGCGCATACAGAGGATGCGCTTGCGGCTGCAGTGGTATGACATGACAGTTAAGTACAGAAGAGGGAGCTCCCTGATACACTGTCCAGGGCACAGCTGTCAGATAAGACCCCCAGAGGCAGGCAGCCTGGAATGTGTCTCAATGCTCAACTTTCTGTCTGTAAGTAACGACAAGTACACTGAACTGcagaaatgcacaaaagagGAATTAAGTCCTCTCCAGCAAATCATCCAGCAAGGTTGGCCAGACAACAGGAGGGAACTACCCATCCCTATTCAGCCGTACTGGGACTCAAGAAGTCAGCTGGCTGTAACCGACGGCGTAGTGTACAAAGGAATGCGCATCGTTGTCCCCCCCACCATGCGAAGACACATGCTGGAGCTAATACACCAGTCTCACCTGGGCATGGTGAAGAGCAAACAACGAGCACGTGAAGTGTTATATTGGCCAGGTATGAGTGCCGAAATTGAAGACGTGAACAGAAATTGTTGTAAGTGTGCTGAGATTCAAAACAGACTTCCTAAGCAGCCACTCATTCCAACAGAAACACCTGAGCTACCATTTGAAGTAGTGGCCTCTGATCTGTTTGAGTTTGAGGACAAAGAGTACATCATACTAGTGGACTATTATTCTAAATACATTGAGGTTGAACTGTTAAGAGACCAGCGCAGCCGCACTACTATTGAAGCCCTGAAATCTCAGTTCAGCAGACATGGAATCCCTGCCATTCTACGGACAGATAAAGGACCGCAGTATGCTTCTGAGGAGTTCAAAGAGTTCTGCGAAAGCTACAGCATTATACATAAAACATCTTCACCTCACGTGCCACACTCCAATGGTGAAGCAGAGCGGGCAGTACAAACAGTTAAGAGACTGTGGAGCAAAGCAACTGACAAACACCTGGCTCTACTGGACTACAGTACAACTCCTCTTGAGTCAGTTGGCCTGTCGCCAGCACAGCTGCTCATGGGCAGGAGACCCCGCAATAAACTGCCAACTGCTCGTGCACTACTTAGACTGATGACCTATGACCCCATCAAAGTAAAGTGCCTACTAGACAAGACTAAAGACACCCAGAAGTTCTAATACGACAGAAGAGCAAGTCGTTCGCGACCAGACCTACGTCCTGGGGACGAGGTTAGGATGGCACCGTATCCTTGTAATCAGAGATGGATCCCTGGAGTCATCACTCGGCAACACAGTTCACCACAGTCATACATTGTGGACAGTAAGGGCAAGCTGTTTCTGCGCAAAATGCAACATCTCCGCAGTGCCACTCAAACTGCCAATCAGTCCCAGCATGATCTGCCTGATGATCCCTGGCACGAACCAGCGGCTGAGGAGCCACAGTCATCAGCAGGCCTGCCAGCGTCCCCTCCATCACCCTCAGAGGTACCCCAGCTCACGCAGGCCCAAACAGGTGGACTCTTTCGCACTAGACTGGGTAGAGCAGTAAGACCACCTGAAAGGCTCAACTTATGAACTGTCTTAGTCAGAGACAGGCGTGGTAAGACGTCTGTTGGAAGTGATGTGCTAGCAACCTCTCCTTCCTAGTTTAGTTTGACTACTTGTTCATTTGATAAGCTAAATATTCACTGTGTATTAAGATTACAGATATCAGTGAAAGTATTGTTTCGGTTATGGTTACACCCGGGTATGGGGTAGTGTTTTGGGAAATGCTTTCTTTCAGTTTGTTACATGTagcactgcattttgttttctattGAGAAAGGGGGATGTAATGTATTGTTGGAAAGTGCGTATGTGGTACGCGTTCTGTATGCCCCTAATGGGTATCCGTGCCTAGCTGTCGAGGCAGTTAGGAAAGGCATCCTGCCATTTTGTTCATAATAAAGAAAGCGCCAGTTGAGAGCAAGCTCCCGCCTCGTTCCTGTCTATTTAGTACACAATATAAGTACATTACAGCAGTAACAACAGTAtgtacagttacatatttatataaatgttcaTATGAAAGTGAATTAAACCTGGTGACAGGAAGTGGTAGGTTTGTGATGTTAtgttggggtttattttttattcaatgaataaaatgacaactgtttaaaaataaactccaggaaattaattaataagcagtGGCTGAAAcaaataatagacaattaaataaatacatcagaTAGAGAGCAGACAGATGTTGAGCTTAAAGGTTTTaccaaaacatgaacatctgtgtcTGAGGATGAAGGGTGTGCATAGGTCATCGTACTCTGCTGctaaggagaataaaactgccGAGTCATGATTAGGAATGAAGacaggaaggtgtgtgtgtttcttttatggagcttttattgctgattggagaagcttgtgccatgatgcCGGAACAACCAGTGGACGAACCAATCagagaaggccaagtctaaaccacagCTCTCTAAACCTCTCTCCaactgtttttgaatttatAGCGCTTGTAGTATAAAATGTTACGTTTAACTTAGAGCAGTGCtcttctggggggggggggggggggggggggggggggggtacaggcAGCTGCTGGCAAGATTTGTCCACATGTACACATAATTCTCCTGATTCTTTAACAGATtaaatgttatcattttttaattaaagtgtttcaggtgtcttccttcacaaataacacacacactgacagttaCTCTGACCTGCACTGCTCTGCACTGAAGTTTGTATCTGTGGCAGCTGAGTCACACACTGGCATTTCACATATAACATTAGCACGTTATAGCCAACTGCCTGCGctgtttatgaataaaatattcaagGGAAAGATTTCTCTCATATTTTATTAGAGTGAGCCGCAGCATCCTGACTTTGGCTGACTGAGTCAGTCCACATGTTTTAGagtaaaaagacattttagtgGAATTTGCTCCAGTTTTttaattgttacattttgtgAATGTTTTCCCTTCAGTGAACCAcacagatgttttattttaattaggtcATTTGGGGAACTCATACAGGTGACAAGGCGACATCACCCCGCCCACCCTTTACTGAACCAATGAGTTTAGGTTTGATTTCATGACCAGAGCTTAGGGAAGAGTCTTCATTCACATTCATAGAAAACATAACATTTGGTGTAGAATATTATAATACTAACAGTAATTCATTTGATTTCTATGAGTTATTTGGGGGGTTAGGCTCCTCGTGCTGAAACACATAAGTGActattgtaaaaaataaatattttgggtACAGGTCATAGTTttctgtggtggtggtggtgggggggggggggggttcaatgTAAGACAATATTTTAGAAATAAGTATGGGCACATTTTTATAGAAAAGGTCGGGCTGAATGAGTTAATAAAGTATAAAATGAACTCTGTGGTTATTAAAGAGTGAAACGCGGTTTTACAGCCAACTTAAACTAAAACTTGATGTGAAAGAATATTTTAGGAAACTCGAAAATAAAACCATGAAAACTGCGGCGTGAACCGGCCCCACCTCTCTGCACCACCTCCTCCTGACCTCCAGGGGGCGGGAGGCCAAAGGAAGGCAGAAGTAGAGGCGCGCGGCCGCGGCACTTCCTCTTCCCTGCGCGGCCTCAGAGGTAGGAGCTCAGTCCCGTTCACGGGGAGCAGAATCTGTCTTTAATCTGAATAAATCTGCTGCATCCTTCCGTGTAACccgctggattgtgtttgttgtgtgtaaatgtgtgtgatgaTGTTAGAATTGTGAGTTTGGGGCCGTTACGTTGGGTTATATTCGGATATTTGCGGAGGCGCCGGGTTGTGGCTCCGGTACTCTCCGCCATGTTGGCTCCGTGTGGCGGTGCTGAGCCTTTTAAAACAGCCATGGCGGCTCTCCTCTCCACCGCAGCGGCTCTCAGACCTGACGGACTCACCTGCTGGCTGGCTGTGTGGTTTCGGACGGTTGTTACCTGCTGTGTGCTCACCTGAGCTGACGCGTGTCTCTCTTTCAGATCTCTGAAGATGGTCCGCTATTCGCTCGACCCCGAGAACCCGACTAAATGTGAGTAAAGGGGAACCATATCTGTGGGGGTTAGCGGGCGGCTGTGATGACTTCTTAGGACACCTTTGAATTCCCCatgaaaacaaactcatgaaACACCTGAGCTGCCGCAGACATGCGCAGTGCGGCGGGCTGGTGATTATGAGCGCTAACGTTTCATTCCGTGTTTCAGCCTGCAAGTCCAGGGGCTCCAACCTGCGGGTGCACTTCAAGGTAAGAGGCCACgtggattttttgttttgtgtgtgtgttttttttgggagggggggctCTCCTACATGCTCTCAGGTGTACACAGGCTCCAGTTTACCTGCTCTGAGTAACAGAGGCAGCAGCTCCTTAAACTGATGAGCAGCCAGTCGTACCTTATGTGGTTAGTGTTGTTGGTGCTGTGTGTGTAGATGGTGTTACTCTAACATGTTAGAGTAACACAACAGAGGAAAAATAGCCATTAAAAATGAGTCTGTGCTAGTTTACAGACGCGTGGCTCTAACAGGAAAAGTCCCACAGACAGCTCACAGTCACAGGGAATGATGGGAAACCTTCAGACCCGGTGAGAGGAGAGCACGATGTTCCCATCCTCATCTTCACTCCTGCGCCAAAGCAGGACGGCTGGATTCAGTCTGCTGTGTAGAGCTGCCCTCACCTTTATTCTTGTGCGTTATGCATTAATCACCACACGGTCAACTGGTGCctatagaaacaaataaaatgccagGATCCTGGAtcctctttgctgtggtcagctggtttttactgtaaacatgtttgttccTCTAGTTTCTCCACTTTATACATTCCCTCTCATCCACTCTGATAGCTggggtggctgcagctcaggaagtagagcaagTCACCTATGATCGGaaggttcaattcctggctactcagggctgcatgccaatgtatcatTGGGCAAGATATGTAACCCCAATATATAAGaacaagtccatttaccatagcTTCAgaaatctccctccaggaatttactGATATCTGTGAGTCCTTATGTTATTGCTGTGATTATTGTTTCTTATATCGagatgatgatttttttcactGATGAGTTCAAGAACTGCAGTGAAAAGTAGCTGAAAATGGTCTACGATGCTGAACGGGCCAATCACAGTTGTAGGCTGATTAAATGTGCAGTTGTGTTTCTGGGAAGTGCTCATCGGGTGATGCCGTAGATTTCCTGCTGCAGCATGAATCCCAGTAAAGCTTTTTCAGACCTTTGAAACATGTTAAAgtctttggggtggctgtacgtcagcaggtcacctactaggttggtggttcgattcctggctgctccagtctgcatgccaaagtatccttgggtgaGATACTGacccccaagttgctctctgctGTAGTATGAGTGAATAAAGGTCGTTTGGCGGCGTGGCTCTGTCCCGCTCTCTGACCCTCTGTTTGCTCCTTTCAGAACACCCGTGAGACGGCCCAGGCCATTAAGGGCATGCACATCCGCAAGGCCAACAAGTACCTGAGGGACGTCATCGTCAAGCACCAGTGCGTCCCCTTCCGCCGCTACAACGGTGGCGTCGGCCGCTGTGCTCAGGTGAGGCTGCGGAGCGCGTGGAGCTGCTTTGGTAGCTGCGGTGATGACCATCTTAGGACACCTTTGGATtaaagatgaaactaaaatcTAATAATCTGAGCAGCAGTGGCAGGAttaaagctgcctcagagatgAAGGGCGCTGCTCTAaatctttgttgttttcaggCCAAACAGCACGGCTGGACTCAGGGACGCTGGCCCAAGAAGAGCGCCGAGTTCCTCCTGCACATGCTCAAGAACGCTGAGAGCAACGCTGAGCTGAAGGTGAGGTCACGTGGGAGGAGGGTTTATGGGATCCTATAACAGGCTGTATTTTTAAAGGATGAAACAGGTTCCAGTTAGATTGGGTTTGGGAGGAAACGTCGGTCACGAGAAGCTTTTATCGAAGCATTTTAGAGGAGATGATGTCACATCTGTCTGCTCCTAAAAGCAGCTTTAAATACCCCAAAATGTCCTCCATGTGCTGCTGAGTAGCTCCAGGGGGCGGGTCCATGGTTAGGTATTTTTACAGGTGCATCATTTCTGCTTCTTCAGTGACACGTTTTAGTGAAACATGAGAAAAGACTACCTGAATATCTTGGATCTTAAAGTGATCAgtaagaaaacaaactgcaggaaAATGCTTTGCTCTGACCTGCCGAGGTGTGATGGCTGCAGGCAGCTTAAAGGAGGCGGGGCTTCCCTGTGAGGGCGAACAGTCTGTCTGCAGGCTCTCCAGGATTTTAGCTGAGGCtgtgatcagtgagcagcagattGCAGTGATGACTCTTTAGGACACCTTTGAATGAACCATGAAAAGAACGTGAGAACGTCTGAGCGATCTGAGGCTCACTGAAGCATCTGGAGCATGAAGAGTTTGGTTATTAACCTGCAGGTGGTTTCTTAAGTGTGTTAGGACGGCTCAGCTGTTCCAGTCTGACCTTCAGCATCCCTGAACCTTTAACCATCGCACACCTGATGTAACACAGCAGCTTGGTGTTATGTGTGAGGGTGAGGTGGAGCAGAGCCCTGAAGGAGGCTCTAGTGTCTGTTTGTTCAGACCAGAAGCAGAACAAATGTCATCTTTGATAACTCGTTTGTCTGAATGTTTCAGCTCTGACATGACCTGAAATAGGCTGATGGCCCCGTGTCGGTTCTGTGGTTCTGACCCGTTTTGTGCTTTCAGGGTCTGGACGTGGACTCTCTGGTCATCGAGCACATCCAGGTCAACAAGGCCCCGAAGATGAGGAGGCGCACGTACCGCGCCCACGGCCGCATCAACCCCTACATGAGCTCGCCGTGCCACATCGAGATGATCCTGACGGAGAAGGAGCAGATCGTCCCCAAGCCAGAGGAGGAGGTCGCCCAGAAGAAAAAGGTGCAGCACCCCAAAAACACTGAAGGGAAAGCGAGGGGGCGTCGGCTTCAGGCGTGCAGCACAGAGCGCGTTTAgggaccaaaaaaagaaaatggtgatcaaaatattatatcGTTCTCGACTGAATCAAGACTCAGGTCAGAAAACTGGGAGCCACTGGGAGCCAGCAGGAAGCACTCAGGCTTCACCTGAGCTGCTCCATCGTGGAGTCGTTCAGGAGCAGGACTGACCCGATGATTTGATTGGCTCGTTCGCTCCCTGGTCTAAACACCGGTAACGTCTTAGTGTTCACACAAGTGAGAAGCATCAGTTCAGCTGATTTCCTCCCACTGACATCCTCACAGGACGGCACGCCGTCTCGCTGCACCACAGCTGATGGCGCTGCGTTACCTGCCGGCAGCGCTCGGTCTGTAAAACCCTCAGGAGGAAGTTTAGCTTTGAGATTTTACTGCAGTCGTCTCAGCGGACAAATGTCGGATTTTTGGCTCGTCGAGCCGAAGGGCCGACAAACGCTGGTTGGAATTTGGTAAAACTCGAGCTCCTCGAGCATCGctcagattttagtgaaacGCGGTTCTTGGACTGAAGCTTCCTGAGAAACGAGTTTAATGCAGATCAAGCTGCtcgtttttcaaaataaaagctcggTTAGGTGTTTaaatgaaccccccccccccccccccccccctcaggtCTGCGGGTTCATGAAGTACTGATCCAAAATGATTCCGGCTGCATGTCTGAAGTCACCGTCACCTTCGTCTTTGCCTCGTCCTCCTCATGTGTTGCAGTGATGACTCCTTAGGACACCTTTGGATTCTCCATGAAAACAACCTGTTAGACTGAGCGACTGTCGGTGGAGGCTGCTGCCGCGCCACCTGTTTGATTGATGAGATAATAACTCCTCCCCTTTTTCTCCGCAGGTTTCACAGAAGaagctgaagaagcagaagcTGATGGCACGCGAGTAAACGttctaataaaactgaaaacttgTTATGAACAGGTCTCAGactcctttctttctctgtgcactCGGAGGGTCGCGCTGcaccttcatcacctcagcagCACCTTCTACCTGCCCCAGGTGATGGTTGTTTCCCTGCAGAGCCTCTTCCTGTCGCTGCCTTCCATAAT
The sequence above is drawn from the Archocentrus centrarchus isolate MPI-CPG fArcCen1 unplaced genomic scaffold, fArcCen1 scaffold_30_ctg1, whole genome shotgun sequence genome and encodes:
- the rpl17 gene encoding large ribosomal subunit protein uL22, with amino-acid sequence MVRYSLDPENPTKSCKSRGSNLRVHFKNTRETAQAIKGMHIRKANKYLRDVIVKHQCVPFRRYNGGVGRCAQAKQHGWTQGRWPKKSAEFLLHMLKNAESNAELKGLDVDSLVIEHIQVNKAPKMRRRTYRAHGRINPYMSSPCHIEMILTEKEQIVPKPEEEVAQKKKVSQKKLKKQKLMARE